A single window of Arvicanthis niloticus isolate mArvNil1 chromosome X, mArvNil1.pat.X, whole genome shotgun sequence DNA harbors:
- the LOC117694067 gene encoding uncharacterized protein CXorf49 homolog, with amino-acid sequence MSSPDEVSFRGASLGPESGEHSERRRFAQGFPKGHGLGPEEKLLRSREDKMCLPVSKTFQCDSWLDTEEMEGRSVIWGCEGRPGTPVDDRGDSLDFVQQLAIEGTSFGQHVANREAWGVHRQPSPQTCAAEPFSIWGESDASTIRRSMRPLTSTEGKQYAGSQLHPRGLGRGRAWMTPRRSATSRITSDDTQYPSSDPESSDEFSEIQMMRVTICLKEGSQPKSTGLTDLEDPARHTTVHGRESFVHVPPSLLATTPRGLSSGVEKQASGDLESSLSKKKQSMVWGKEGSRPSHQGATAAAAATTSASATVSTGAPAPVTTVSSGLPKTSPRKKPAQDKPSQWDASRGPVGRTFPPWGQRLKSAPVEPATFPPISGVALLGKASKCSLPSGPKECKPFCTGKKSMAKKTRETQAGPKEDNNSPRDPGLQAQVPPPRAEQPSMCMYRGEMSSGDSNTRAPQVTGNLQFFSLSQRYARPRAPAPAGDQELPLRLPFPVGDRQHPVQGIGGGCQQCQMLQKEIDELKEQLAIMQALNEKFQDL; translated from the exons ATGAGCTCTCCTGACGAGGTGTCTTTTCGGGGGGCCAGTTTGGGGCCAGAAAGTGGGGAACACTCAGAAAGACGCCGGTTTGCCCAAGGGTTCCCAAAGGGACACGGCCTAGGTCCTGAGGAGAAGCTGTTACGGAGCAGAGAGGACAAAATGTGTCTCCCGGTCTCCAAGACTTTCCAGTGTGACTCCTGGTTAGACACggaggagatggagggaaggTCAGTCATTTGGGGCTGCGAAGGTCGGCCTGGCACTCCAGTGGATGACAGAGGGGACAGTTTGGACTTTGTACAGCAACTGGCCATAGAAGGTACAAGCTTCGGGCAGCATGTAGCCAACCGGGAGGCCTGGGGTGTCCATAGACAACCGTCCCCACAAACCTGTGCTGCTGAGCCCTTTAGCATTTGGGGAGAGTCAGACGCAAGCACGATTAGGAGAAGCATGCGGCCTCTGACCTCAACGGAAGGGAAGCAGTACGCAGGTAGCCAACTACACCCCAGAGGTCTGGGGCGAGGCAGGGCCTGGATGACCCCAAGAAGAAGTGCCACTAGTAGGATAACCAGTGATGATACTCAATATCCATCCTCTGACCCTGAGTCTTCTGATGAGTTCAGTGAGATACAGATGATGAGGGTAACCATTTGTCTCAAAGAAGGAAGCCAGCCCAAGTCCACTGGCCTCACTGACCTGGAAGATCCAGCTAGACACACCACTGTCCATGGCAGGGAAAGTTTTGTCCATGTGCCTCCCTCTTTGCTGGCCACTACTCCAAGAGGACTCAGTTCAGGGGTAGAAAAGCAGGCTTCCGGAGATCTGGAAAGCTCTTTGTCTAAGAAAAAGCAAAGTATGGTTTGGGGCAAAGAAGGGAGCAGGCCCAGTCACCAAGGAGCtactgcagctgctgctgccactACCAGTGCCTCTGCCACTGTCTCTACGGGTGCCCCTGCCCCTGTTACTACTGTGTCCAGTGGCTTACCCAAGACCAGTCCAAGAAAGAAGCCAGCGCAGGACAAGCCATCTCAGTGGGATGCCTCAAGAGGACCCGTGGGGAGAACCTTCCCACCATGGGGGCAGAGACTCAAGTCAGCTCCTGTAGAACCAGCCACTTTCCCCCCAATCTCAGGGGTTGCCCTGCTAGGAAAGGCCAGTAAATGCTCACTGCCTTCAGGGCCCAAAGAGTGCAAGCCCTTCTGCACTGGGAAGAAATCCATGGCAAAAAAGACAAGGGAGACACAGGCAGGGCCCAAAGAAGATAATAACTCACCAAGAGATCCTGGCCTACAGGCCCAA gttccACCACCCAGGGCAGAGCAGCCTTCCATGTGCATGTATCGTGGAGAAATGAGCAGTGGAGACTCCAACACCAGAGCGCCTCAAGTTACAGGAAACCTGCAGTTCTTCTCCTTGAGCCAGAGATATGCCAGACCCAGAGCACCTGCACCTGCTG GTGACCAGGAGTTACCTCTACGCCTGCCATTCCCAGTTGGAGACAGGCAGCATCCAGTACAAGGAATAGGAGGGGGCTGCCAACAG TGTCAGATGTTGCAGAAGGAGATAGATGAACTCAAGGAACAACTAG CGATCATGCAGGCCCTCAATGAAAAGTTCCAGGATCTTTGA
- the LOC117694968 gene encoding uncharacterized protein CXorf49 homolog: protein MSSPDEVAAPTACDDEDSSPTGDMNSRGQVFVPEADLGQEGRECLGDPVISPRVPESPSLIQGPLEIKQGESSLPGPESSGLESGPKLEATEERGRVFRGPECRTTSPVDQEEVDLDFLPQLSNEALSVMRELTNLQTRKVSRYPSPQTCAAELAALWGNIDEGSNRGALSLSSMKGKQASEGAPYPRGLWRGRAWVTPRRGTIGRMMRSQGVQYPSSNPVSSDEFSDTHMKKVTIGLKEDQARSSGFTELDNIARHTNVHGRGSFVHAPHSVLSSAIWGLRSSVGRQAAGELESSLSKKKPSVVWGKEGSRPSHQGATAAAAPASASAASGALHKTSPKKKQAQEKSSSDVSKGPQGRNFTLWGQRLNSAPVGPATLPPISGVALLGKASKCSLPSGPKECKPFCTGKKSMAKKTRETQAGPKEDNNSPRDPGLQAQVPPPRAEQPSMCINSGDSNTRAPQVTGNPQFLSLSQRCARPRAPAPAGEQNPPVDSILPNEESQQVIQGTPGCAQCQMLQKEIDELKEQLGMAYPGQEGHSDWGRGELSVWVQVMMVGSGAGTHGGGDTKQARLGALCALTSGTCTKRLSALRVLCR, encoded by the exons ATGAGCTCTCCAGATGAGGTGGCAGCCCCTACAGCCTGTGATGATGAGGACAGCTCTCCTACCGGTGATATGAATTCGCGGGGTCAGGTGTTTGTTCCTGAAGCTGACTTGGGCCAGGAGGGCAGGGAGTGTTTAGGGGACCCAGTGATCAGCCCCAGAGTTCCAGAGAGTCCGAGCCTCATCCAAGGTCCTCTAGAGATTAAACAGGGTGAAAGCAGCCTCCCAGGCCCTGAGAGCAGTGGCTTGGAGTCTGGGCCTAAGTTGGAAGCAACAGAGGAAAGAGGCAGGGTGTTTAGGGGTCCAGAATGCCGGACCACTTCCCCTGTAGACCAAGAAGAGGTTGACTTGGATTTTTTGCCCCAGCTCAGTAATGAGGCTCTGTCTGTAATGCGAGAGCTGACCAACCTACAGACCCGAAAAGTCAGCAGGTACCCATCCCCACAGACTTGTGCTGCTGAACTGGCCGCTCTCTGGGGAAACATAGATGAAGGCTCCAACAGAGGGGCACTGTCCCTGAGCTCTATGAAAGGGAAACAGGCTTCTGAAGGTGCACCATACCCCAGAGGCCTGTGGCGAGGCAGAGCCTGGGTGACTCCAAGAAGAGGCACCATAGGTAGGATGATGCGCAGTCAAGGTGTCCAATATCCCTCCTCAAACCCTGTGTCTTCTGATGAGTTCAGTGACACTCACATGAAGAAAGTAACCATTGGCCTCAAAGAAGACCAGGCCAGGTCCAGTGGCTTCACTGAGCTGGATAACATAGCTAGACACACAAATGTCCATGGCAGAGGAAGTTTTGTCCATGCTCCCCATTCTGTACTGTCCAGTGCTATCTGGGGACTCAGGTCAAGTGTGGGAAGGCAGGCTGCAGGAGAACTGGAAAGCTCTTTGTCTAagaaaaagccaagtgtggtctGGGGCAAAGAAGGGAGCAGGCCCAGCCACCAAGGAGCTACTGCAGCtgctgcccctgcctcagcttctgctgCTTCAGGTGCCCTGCACAAGACCAGTCCCAAAAAGAAGCAAGCCCAGGAGAAGAGCTCCTCAGATGTTTCAAAAGGTCCCCAGGGGAGAAACTTCACACTATGGGGGCAGAGACTCAATTCAGCTCCTGTGGGGCCAGCCACCCTACCCCCAATCTCAGGGGTTGCCCTGCTAGGAAAGGCCAGCAAATGCTCACTGCCTTCAGGGCCCAAAGAGTGCAAGCCCTTCTGCACTGGGAAGAAATCCATGGCAAAAAAGACAAGGGAGACACAGGCAGGGCCCAAAGAAGATAATAACTCACCAAGAGATCCTGGCCTACAGGCCCAA gttcCACCACCCAGGGCAGAGCAGCCTTCCATGTGCATTAACAGTGGAGACTCCAACACCAGAGCGCCTCAAGTTACAGGAAACCCGCAGTTCTTGTCCTTGAGCCAGAGATGTGCCAGACCCAGAGCACCTGCACCTGCTG gtGAACAAAATCCACCTGTGGATTCAATACTCCCTAATGAAGAAAGTCAGCAAGTAATACAAGGGACACCAGGCTGTGCTCAG TGTCAGATGTTGCAGAAGGAGATAGATGAACTCAAGGAACAACTAGGTATGGCCTACCCTGGGCAGGAAGGACATTCAGACTGGGGAAGAGGGGAGCTTAGTGTTTGGGTGCAGGTGATGATGGTGGGTAGTGGGGCAGGCACTCATGGGGGAGGTGACACGAAGCAGGCCAGGCTTGGAGCCCTCTGTGCCTTGACTTCTGGGACTTGCACCAAGAGGCTCTCTGCTCTCCGTGTGCTGTGCAGATGA